Proteins from a single region of Nocardioides anomalus:
- a CDS encoding SDR family oxidoreductase translates to MSILERFGIEGQVAVVTGAGRGLGAATAVALAEAGADVVISSRTAEQLEAVARRIEGAGRRAVVVPADLSDLDAVAGLARTAYDELGRLDTVVNNVGGTFPRAFLDTSPRFLTEAFSFNVATAHALTRAAVPLMLKSPDGQQSVVTISSMMGRTADRGFVAYGTAKAALAHWTRLAAQDLAPRIRVNGIHVGSIMTSALEYVAGQPELMDQLEGKTPLGRVGEPEDIAAGVLYLASRAGQYVTGKLIEIDGGIQQPTLDLGLPDLEPESTRPSP, encoded by the coding sequence GTGAGCATCCTCGAGCGGTTCGGCATCGAGGGCCAGGTCGCCGTCGTCACCGGCGCGGGTCGCGGGCTCGGGGCCGCCACCGCCGTGGCCCTGGCCGAGGCCGGCGCGGACGTCGTCATCTCCAGCCGCACCGCCGAGCAGCTCGAGGCGGTGGCCCGCCGGATCGAGGGCGCCGGCCGCAGGGCCGTCGTGGTCCCGGCCGACCTCAGCGACCTCGACGCGGTCGCCGGGCTCGCCCGGACGGCGTACGACGAGCTCGGTCGCCTCGACACCGTGGTCAACAACGTCGGCGGCACCTTCCCGCGGGCCTTCCTCGACACCAGCCCGCGGTTCCTCACCGAGGCCTTCAGCTTCAACGTCGCGACCGCCCACGCGCTGACCCGCGCCGCGGTCCCGCTCATGCTGAAGAGTCCCGACGGTCAGCAGTCCGTGGTCACCATCAGCTCGATGATGGGTCGCACCGCCGACCGCGGCTTCGTGGCCTACGGCACGGCCAAGGCCGCGCTGGCGCACTGGACGCGGCTGGCCGCCCAGGACCTCGCGCCCCGGATCCGGGTCAACGGCATCCACGTCGGCTCGATCATGACCAGCGCACTGGAGTACGTCGCGGGCCAGCCCGAGCTCATGGACCAGCTGGAGGGGAAGACCCCGCTCGGCCGGGTCGGCGAGCCGGAGGACATCGCGGCCGGCGTGCTCTACCTCGCCTCCCGGGCCGGGCAGTACGTCACCGGCAAGCTCATCGAGATCGACGGCGGCATCCAGCAGCCCACCCTCGACCTCGGCCTGCCCGACCTCGAGCCCGAGTCGACACGCCCCAGCCCGTAG